A part of Streptomyces sp. NBC_01451 genomic DNA contains:
- a CDS encoding ABC transporter permease yields MTAPTDVHKTGTPHRGAPPTGLVPPAAVTRARRTPGLRVVTESTDLALRNLLHLRRTPGLLISCLVEPVVYALLIGYIFGNSLGGTAYRSYMFAGLIAQTVAFTTTFTTVGLSRDLDQGMVDRFRTLPISRVALLLGRTTSDLTTCVASLTVTTTCGLLMGWRTHTGPVQVAAGILLVLLFSFAMSWIGVFVALVSPNSQVAGSLGVIWLFPATFISSGFVSGATLPGPLSTVAAWNPITSLANALRKLLGNPPPPGFSVQHGWPAHHPEAYTVGCSVLIIAVFTSLSTWRYRTRTSR; encoded by the coding sequence ATGACCGCGCCCACCGACGTCCACAAGACCGGCACCCCGCACCGGGGCGCACCCCCCACCGGCCTCGTCCCACCCGCGGCCGTGACCAGGGCCCGGCGCACTCCGGGCCTCCGTGTCGTCACGGAGAGCACGGACCTCGCCCTGCGCAACCTGCTGCACCTGCGGCGCACTCCGGGACTGCTCATCTCCTGCCTGGTCGAGCCGGTCGTGTACGCACTGCTCATCGGGTACATCTTCGGCAACAGCCTGGGCGGCACGGCCTACCGCTCGTACATGTTCGCCGGGCTGATCGCCCAGACCGTCGCCTTCACCACCACCTTCACCACGGTCGGGCTCTCCCGCGACCTGGACCAGGGCATGGTCGACCGCTTCCGCACACTGCCGATCTCCCGCGTGGCCCTGCTGCTCGGCCGGACAACCTCCGACCTCACGACCTGCGTGGCCAGCCTCACCGTCACCACCACCTGCGGACTGCTCATGGGCTGGCGCACACACACCGGCCCCGTCCAGGTGGCCGCCGGCATCCTGCTGGTACTGCTGTTCTCCTTCGCGATGTCGTGGATCGGCGTCTTCGTCGCCCTCGTCTCGCCGAACTCCCAGGTGGCCGGGAGCCTCGGAGTGATCTGGCTGTTCCCGGCCACGTTCATCTCCTCCGGGTTCGTCTCCGGAGCCACCCTCCCCGGCCCACTGTCCACGGTGGCCGCCTGGAACCCCATCACCTCGCTCGCGAACGCCCTGCGCAAGCTCCTCGGCAACCCGCCCCCGCCAGGCTTCTCCGTCCAGCACGGCTGGCCCGCACACCACCCGGAGGCGTACACCGTGGGCTGCTCGGTGCTGATCATCGCCGTCTTCACCTCCCTCTCGACATGGCGTTACCGCACCCGCACCAGCCGCTGA